A genomic region of Enterococcus sp. 12C11_DIV0727 contains the following coding sequences:
- a CDS encoding WxL domain-containing protein, whose protein sequence is MKKQRRVILIAAIIAIGIGINPSTVSAEAKTDSGSGTVKFTGEHPKEIVDPENPSKPVNPGTSPSTDGPLRFDFVPKLNFWSNEISDKDQTYFANAQLFLDGTGARGNFVQISDYRENKSGWSLQVRQETQLRNETTKNKELKGAVISFDQSWTNSINDSTYAPIVSKEVIHINNIGETYDLAQAKAGTGEGTWAIIFGATIDNDQKRKDTLSPRIDPKGQPILDPEFNNQPVYQNNAVSLTVPGKIKKDPVQYETVLTWVLSELP, encoded by the coding sequence ATGAAAAAACAACGTAGAGTTATCCTTATTGCTGCAATAATAGCTATTGGAATTGGCATTAATCCATCAACAGTTTCTGCAGAAGCAAAGACAGACTCAGGTAGTGGGACAGTGAAATTCACTGGCGAGCATCCGAAAGAAATTGTTGATCCTGAGAATCCCAGCAAACCTGTCAATCCAGGAACATCACCATCAACGGATGGTCCTTTAAGGTTTGATTTCGTTCCAAAACTAAATTTTTGGAGTAATGAAATCTCTGATAAAGATCAAACGTATTTTGCGAACGCGCAACTATTTCTTGATGGAACAGGTGCACGTGGAAATTTCGTCCAAATTTCTGACTATCGTGAAAATAAAAGCGGTTGGAGCTTGCAAGTTCGTCAAGAAACGCAATTGAGAAATGAAACTACTAAAAATAAAGAATTAAAAGGTGCAGTGATTTCTTTCGATCAATCTTGGACAAATTCGATCAATGACAGTACGTATGCACCTATTGTGTCAAAAGAAGTTATCCATATTAATAATATTGGTGAAACATATGATTTGGCACAAGCAAAAGCTGGTACAGGTGAGGGGACATGGGCAATCATCTTTGGTGCAACAATTGATAATGACCAAAAAAGAAAAGATACACTTAGTCCGAGAATTGATCCAAAAGGGCAACCAATTCTTGATCCTGAGTTCAACAATCAACCAGTTTATCAAAATAATGCAGTATCTTTAACCGTACCGGGTAAAATAAAAAAAGATCCGGTACAATATGAAACGGTGTTGACTTGGGTATTATCCGAGTTGCCATAA
- a CDS encoding DUF916 and DUF3324 domain-containing protein, with protein sequence MIMKKTYLNCITIILYIVIALVITPASAFANEGDQKAEGSGFSYKVIYPENQHNKVGYFDLRMSPGQKQTAVIQLSNSSDKEVIIDIGLNGTKTNSNGVLENGPSNLEKDASLKYDFADIVKGKESVVVPPKQTIDYNIEITMPDSSFDGVISGGIYMIERNQESEKQDGMIKNKYAYLIGMLLTETDTEIKPDLTLNKVYADLKNYRNSIIIDFSNTKPAYLDDMTVDVQIMGEKSDEVLYDTKQTKMRMAPNSKIKFPVSMNGDKMEPGNYRAHILVTAKTGEKWEWEQKFTITNEEADKFNQEDVSLLQENRINWQLILMIIFIVLILIIIIYLIVRSLNKKKEKKRIKNKKKTNKIKKK encoded by the coding sequence ATGATAATGAAAAAAACGTATTTAAATTGTATTACAATTATTTTATACATAGTAATTGCTTTGGTTATCACCCCGGCATCTGCTTTTGCCAATGAAGGTGATCAAAAAGCTGAAGGCAGTGGATTTAGTTATAAAGTAATCTATCCTGAAAACCAACATAACAAAGTGGGATACTTTGATTTGCGAATGAGTCCTGGTCAAAAACAAACGGCAGTAATTCAATTAAGTAATAGTTCAGATAAAGAAGTTATCATTGATATCGGGTTAAATGGTACAAAAACAAATAGTAACGGTGTACTTGAAAATGGCCCCTCTAACTTAGAAAAAGATGCATCATTGAAATATGATTTTGCAGATATTGTAAAGGGGAAAGAATCGGTTGTAGTACCGCCAAAACAGACAATTGATTACAATATTGAAATCACAATGCCCGATTCTTCATTTGATGGGGTAATTTCAGGCGGTATTTATATGATCGAGCGCAATCAGGAATCTGAAAAACAAGATGGGATGATCAAAAATAAATACGCCTATTTGATAGGCATGCTATTAACCGAAACAGATACAGAAATAAAACCAGATTTAACACTAAATAAGGTTTATGCTGATTTAAAAAATTATCGTAACTCTATTATTATCGATTTTTCTAATACAAAACCTGCTTATTTAGATGATATGACAGTAGATGTTCAAATAATGGGTGAAAAATCTGATGAGGTATTGTACGATACAAAACAAACGAAAATGCGCATGGCACCTAACTCCAAAATAAAATTTCCTGTGTCAATGAATGGTGACAAAATGGAGCCAGGAAATTATCGTGCTCATATTTTAGTGACAGCAAAAACTGGCGAAAAGTGGGAATGGGAGCAAAAATTCACCATAACCAACGAAGAAGCAGATAAATTTAATCAAGAAGATGTAAGTTTACTACAAGAAAATCGTATTAATTGGCAATTAATTTTGATGATTATTTTTATTGTCTTGATACTAATTATAATAATCTATTTGATTGTTCGCTCATTAAATAAGAAAAAAGAGAAAAAAAGAATTAAAAATAAAAAGAAAACAAATAAAATTAAGAAAAAATAA
- a CDS encoding WxL domain-containing protein, producing the protein MKLTHKLCGAALLTVVGVGLALPSATKADGGDAKVHSSTGKIKFTQEGTGTDIPTPPETDGPEITQPPVNPDNGPLKVITIAPLDFGTNEVTTPTSNGWEYYAKTFKAAEKDNASNIIEMPNFVTFKDERADDLANKYTVTAKATTFTNTGGKELKAATITYNNIRLTTTGDQGQINPTAAPTTQTLATDGTTPSTFVTQNADDKGFGRFDLVFGKIADGNADKSVKLSIPAANNKLSTTSEYTSTITWTIADAR; encoded by the coding sequence ATGAAATTAACACACAAATTATGCGGAGCAGCATTATTAACAGTAGTCGGTGTAGGTCTAGCTTTACCATCAGCAACAAAAGCTGACGGAGGAGATGCAAAAGTACACTCTTCAACAGGTAAAATAAAATTCACACAAGAGGGTACTGGAACAGATATTCCAACACCTCCTGAAACAGATGGACCTGAAATCACACAACCACCGGTAAACCCAGATAATGGACCTTTGAAAGTAATCACAATCGCACCTCTAGATTTCGGTACAAATGAAGTAACAACGCCAACAAGTAATGGATGGGAATATTATGCTAAAACATTCAAGGCAGCTGAAAAAGATAATGCATCAAACATTATAGAAATGCCTAACTTTGTAACGTTTAAAGATGAACGTGCAGATGATCTTGCAAACAAATATACAGTAACAGCGAAAGCAACGACTTTTACAAACACAGGCGGTAAAGAACTAAAAGCTGCAACAATCACTTACAACAATATCCGTTTAACTACTACAGGTGACCAAGGTCAAATCAATCCAACAGCGGCACCAACTACACAAACATTAGCAACAGACGGAACAACACCATCTACATTTGTAACGCAAAATGCTGATGATAAAGGTTTCGGACGTTTTGATCTAGTATTTGGTAAAATCGCAGATGGAAACGCAGATAAATCTGTAAAATTAAGTATTCCAGCAGCAAATAATAAATTATCAACAACAAGTGAATATACTTCAACAATCACTTGGACAATTGCTGACGCACGTTAA
- the lepB gene encoding signal peptidase I has protein sequence MSNRNYKRKNKKNARINPIASKSNKKKSKKKKMMKRKKRMIEFWKEIIITVMIVSILFGILSLTVFTLPKVEGYSMTPTLNNNDRFFVNRLGKVQRFKLIFFKIPNSQETSIRRVIGLPGESIQYKNDQLFINQQETVERFLQKQLNHAKQNEELVTDDFQLQQLPNVKYDTIPKDKYLVLGDNRQYSTDSRYYGLIDEKDIIGIVEMRILPLHRLASF, from the coding sequence ATGTCAAATAGAAATTATAAAAGAAAAAATAAGAAAAATGCTAGGATTAATCCTATTGCATCCAAAAGTAATAAAAAGAAATCAAAAAAGAAAAAAATGATGAAGAGAAAAAAAAGAATGATAGAGTTTTGGAAAGAAATTATCATAACGGTAATGATAGTGTCTATTCTCTTCGGAATTCTATCATTAACGGTTTTTACTTTGCCAAAAGTAGAAGGATATAGTATGACGCCTACATTGAACAACAATGATCGTTTTTTTGTTAATCGTTTAGGAAAAGTCCAACGCTTTAAACTTATTTTTTTTAAAATCCCAAATAGTCAAGAGACATCTATTAGACGTGTAATTGGTTTGCCTGGTGAAAGTATTCAATATAAAAATGATCAATTATTCATTAATCAGCAAGAAACAGTCGAACGCTTTTTACAAAAACAGTTAAATCATGCCAAACAAAATGAAGAACTAGTAACAGATGACTTTCAGTTACAACAGTTACCGAATGTAAAATACGATACTATTCCAAAAGATAAATACTTAGTCTTAGGAGATAATCGACAATACTCTACAGATTCGCGTTATTATGGCTTGATAGATGAGAAGGATATCATAGGTATTGTTGAGATGCGAATCTTACCTTTGCATCGACTAGCAAGTTTTTAG
- a CDS encoding LPXTG cell wall anchor domain-containing protein, producing the protein MKKMLKNRFLFVSIFCLSLCLATFSPAYAEEIGQIQTKAGVGFYESSTSSSSSSSDSTTTSTTTSGSEVITKPKGRLPSTGELVRASLSISGVILIILILILFLRKKKEKKSARKER; encoded by the coding sequence ATGAAGAAAATGTTAAAAAATCGTTTCTTATTTGTCTCTATATTCTGCTTAAGTTTATGCTTAGCTACTTTTTCACCAGCTTATGCTGAAGAAATAGGACAGATACAAACAAAGGCTGGTGTAGGATTTTATGAATCCAGTACCTCTAGCTCATCAAGTAGTAGTGATTCAACTACGACGTCTACTACAACATCTGGATCAGAGGTCATCACAAAGCCAAAGGGTAGATTGCCATCAACAGGTGAATTAGTTAGAGCAAGCTTGAGTATTAGTGGTGTGATTCTAATTATTTTGATCTTGATTCTATTTTTACGAAAGAAAAAAGAGAAAAAGTCAGCAAGAAAGGAGCGTTAA